The following are encoded together in the Chanodichthys erythropterus isolate Z2021 chromosome 16, ASM2448905v1, whole genome shotgun sequence genome:
- the chico gene encoding chico isoform X1 — protein MMFPQARHSASSQSAQALKFTTSDSCDRIKDEFQFLQAQYHSLKLECDKLASEKSEMQRHYIMYYEMSYGLNIEMHKQAEIVKRLNGICAQVLPYLSQEHQQQVLGAIERAKQVTPPEMNSIIRQQLQVHQLSQLQGLALPMTPLPLGLTQPALPAVTSSSGLLSLSSILASHAHMAKEDKSSRDGADGHREDDADKSD, from the exons GCTTCGTCTCAATCAGCACAGGCACTCAAATTCACCACATCAGACTCTTGTGATCGCATCAAAGACGAGTTTCAGTTCCTGCAGGCACAATATCACAG TCTGAAGTTGGAATGTGATAAACTGGCGAGTGAGAAATCTGAAATGCAGCGTCATTACATAATG TATTATGAGATGTCATATGGACTCAACATTGAAATGCACAAACAG GCGGAGATTGTGAAGAGATTGAACGGAATCTGTGCTCAGGTGTTGCCCTACCTGTCTCAAGAG caccAGCAGCAGGTCCTGGGGGCAATTGAGCGAGCCAAACAGGTCACTCCTCCTGAGATGAACTCAATTATTCGG CAGCAGCTTCAGGTTCACCAGCTCTCTCAGCTTCAGGGTTTGGCGTTACCCATGACCCCTCTACCCCTGGGCTTGACTCAGCCCGCCCTGCCCGCCGTCACCTCCAGCTCTGGCCTCCTGTCGCTGTCCAGCATCCTCGCGTCACACGCTCACATGGCCAAGGAGGACAAGAGCTCTCGCGACGGTGCTGACGGCCACCGCGAGGATGATGCCGACAAATCCGACTAG
- the chico gene encoding chico isoform X2, producing MMFPQARHSASSQSAQALKFTTSDSCDRIKDEFQFLQAQYHSLKLECDKLASEKSEMQRHYIMYYEMSYGLNIEMHKQAEIVKRLNGICAQVLPYLSQEHQQQVLGAIERAKQVTPPEMNSIIRQLQVHQLSQLQGLALPMTPLPLGLTQPALPAVTSSSGLLSLSSILASHAHMAKEDKSSRDGADGHREDDADKSD from the exons GCTTCGTCTCAATCAGCACAGGCACTCAAATTCACCACATCAGACTCTTGTGATCGCATCAAAGACGAGTTTCAGTTCCTGCAGGCACAATATCACAG TCTGAAGTTGGAATGTGATAAACTGGCGAGTGAGAAATCTGAAATGCAGCGTCATTACATAATG TATTATGAGATGTCATATGGACTCAACATTGAAATGCACAAACAG GCGGAGATTGTGAAGAGATTGAACGGAATCTGTGCTCAGGTGTTGCCCTACCTGTCTCAAGAG caccAGCAGCAGGTCCTGGGGGCAATTGAGCGAGCCAAACAGGTCACTCCTCCTGAGATGAACTCAATTATTCGG CAGCTTCAGGTTCACCAGCTCTCTCAGCTTCAGGGTTTGGCGTTACCCATGACCCCTCTACCCCTGGGCTTGACTCAGCCCGCCCTGCCCGCCGTCACCTCCAGCTCTGGCCTCCTGTCGCTGTCCAGCATCCTCGCGTCACACGCTCACATGGCCAAGGAGGACAAGAGCTCTCGCGACGGTGCTGACGGCCACCGCGAGGATGATGCCGACAAATCCGACTAG